The Tripterygium wilfordii isolate XIE 37 chromosome 18, ASM1340144v1, whole genome shotgun sequence nucleotide sequence TTCGAAGACGTGGGACTCAAAGTGGTGGCTCCACTAATCATTTAACTCATACGTACCCTTAAAAATTGGTTtgcattttatataatttagcATAGGAGAATATGTAAGCGCATAATGTATATAAAAGAATTCTCACAAACGCACCAACCATGTACACTAATTTTACATACTTGAAATGTAATGGCGGTAATAAATCACAACAAAAATGGTGACTATACATttattatgtgagaattcctctatatatatatatatatatatatatatgtatgcattttTGCGTGTTTTGTAATCTTTGTTCCTATCAATTTGTTTGCATGTAGAATTGATATTTTTCACAAATGCGCACCATTTATTATataaaattgtaaaaaggtcaacTATATATCCAAGGAAATATTGAAAAAGCAAATAAGTTGCTTTCAGTTTCAGTGGGGACTTTGAATGGAAGACGTAAATAATCTATGGAGTAAAGATGATATATGCCAGTTTAGTTTTTACGCTACCAATCAATTGATAAACGTTGGTCGTTTTCATGATATTTAATTTAGAATTGATGGGCAAAATATCCACCAAAACAATTCATGAATAATCATATTTTCATTTCTGAATATAAACACAAGTAGAAAAAATTACTTGCGTACGAGCTTGCCAAGCAAGGAAGGTCAAGCAAGCCACCAACGAAAGAtggttcgattgacaatcgattgaattAGACATATGTATACCTAAGGTTTGATTCCAGTGTAAAACATATTTCTTAACAATGAACAGTATTTCAAACAAACATAAAAGCCAAATTGGGCGAACCATGGAATTTCTTGGGCCAACTAGAGGGAAATCCTGGGTCTGAATTGTGTGTTTATACTTTATTGGGCCTTTTACTGGACGGCCAGGCCGGCGCATAGGCCcattctatttagtatcctaCTAGTAAGTAGTAATACTGCGCTTGCAAAATCCGGAATTCAGAGAACGACATCGTTTTTGAAGTTGTGACCGCCATCTCTCGATTTGCAATTTGGTTGCAGGGAACAGGGATCGTTTCGCTCCCTTTAACCCTTTTTCCCGAATTGATAGAAAATCTAGACTGAATTTGGATTCAAAATTTCGGTACCTGAAATCCTAAACACAGATTGGGAGGGATCAACATTAGGAATTCTTCAGATACGATCATGGAACACAGTTCGGTGACGGAATTCATTAGAAAGGAAGTTCCCGATTGGGACGACGAAGTGATGACCACTGCCCGGTTCAAGGCCTTTAGCGGGCAGAGATCTGACTGGGAACTCAAATTTCGGTTTTGGAGGGATTTGATCCTCAGAATCGCTCGACATCTTGGTGTCTTCATCATTCGACCTCGCCAGGTAGTTTCTTTGGCTTATATAGGAAGCAAGTACTGATAGGCTTTTGCGCTCAAGTTGATTGAGTGATCGATCACTTGTTATAATGTAGGTAAAGGAAGAGTGGTTTAATAGAGGAGGACTTACCCCTTTATGTATCGATCTTGTGCTGGTGAGCTCATTTGCAACTTCGTCAGTTTTCGAGGATTTATCTGTTAAGCTTATATGTAGAAGCGTTTTTTCGAAATCAAGTCATTGATTTTATGCATATATGCTTGTAATCAAGTGCAGTCTATGTGAACTCGAAATATTAGTTGTTTCTGGTTTTGTCATTGGCtttagtttttcatttttcctttgtttaatcaCTCTGCCAGTCTTTAATGTATAATGAAGGTGATCTTGTACGAAGTGTGGATCTTGTGGATCCAAGGAGTGGACTGCTCTCTCATTTGTTtgtgaaagtaagaaatttgaCGTTTAGATCCGCTGCTCCTGACATCATGCTTGAAGATCATGTCATTCTTACAACGCTACTGAAGGTATACCATTTGAAATAGCCTCATATTCTGTATTGGTTTAATTATGATTGACATTTGGTTTggggaaaagaagaaaactggACTTCTTTTTTGTTCTCATTGAAGTTGAGGACAAGAAAATAAGCATTGATATATATCTGCATCATATCATGTGGTTAATATCTTAACCCTTTGGTTCTGTGTTTGTAGTCCCAGTACAATCTGTCAAGTTACTTCAAATGACTTCTGTTCTTGTTTCAAGATAGTGACATAATATATGGTTAATATGAAAACAATTGTATAAgaattgattttcttcttatcCAGGAAAAAGCTGGCAAAGTTCTCAAGCTTTTATCTGACGCTCATTGGACATCGTCATGCATTATTACACTGAAGAAGTTTGAAGGCTTGTGTGATGGACCAATTCCGGCATCTGCAGTCTTGAGTTACTTGTCTGGATGTGGGACAGGACGGTACCTCTCAACTAGTAAGAAGGAATTTATTGAGGTGTATACATTTTTTCCTGTGTTTGACATCATTACCATGCTGTACATTCTCTCCCTTATATTCATTTTCTGTGTCAAATTTGAAAAGAAATGGGGGAATCTTAACCAAGGCGTTGAACTCCTACAAAACAAGACTGTCTTGTTATATTGTGAAAATCAGATTGAGCTTGGAACCAGCTTGAGATTTCTTGTGTTAGTTCAGTAACACAAAGTATTATTTGCATTATTAGACAAATTGATGGAGAGTTGCAAACAATAGTTTGACTGCATGATAAAGCCCTTTTCTGTCAGTGACTTTAGTGCCAATATGGCATGGACGACATAGTCTTGTCCTCAAAAAGATTAGAAGGATGATATTTTTTGCCATGTATTACCCAAAAAATTTCACATATTCTGCATGCTTATGTGTCTAATCAAGTTACTAGCTTTACGAAGATACCTGccaaactattttttttaactcgACTCGACAAGGAATTATTTCAATTTAGCTTTACATTTGACAGTTCCTTTATGTGAGCCCTTTAAAATCTGGATCAAGGTGGTAATAAGATTGTCAATTTACAGGGCGTAAAAGTTTCTCTTACGCAAGCTGCAGTCTCTGGAATAACGAGTTTAGATTGCGATGTGCTGCACCTAATTTGGACGACCGAAAAACTCCAGCAGCAACTTGACATAATTGATCGGCGTTATGAAATGTaagtattttttgttcttttacatGCGTCATATGCTGAACTTTGTTGCTTGAGGATTTGTTTTATTACTTTACAAAAGTAATGTGGGATAATGATACTACGTATAAAAGGTTAAAGCGAGGTCCTGGTTGTGATCTTTGTCCATTGTGAATTCTTCTTTACCAGACTTTTCACGTGATCCTCATTTTGGTTTTTATCATTGATTTATCTTTGGGGATTTCTAGAATGCCAGATCGCTGAAAAATGGGGTCATCTTCTTTGTTATTCATATTCATGGACAGTTAGAACGACACTTTCATAATGTATGGACTCTATTGTAATGCTGCTCATTGAATAAATATGCTTGTCTGATGGGCTGAATTTAATTCCATTTACAGGTCAAGAAAATCAGCATTAGCTTCTTTGAGCTCTGGGAATAAGAAATTAGCCCTCAGGCATGCAAGGGAGTTGAAGTTAGCCACAGAGAGCAGAGAAAAATGCTCCTCACTTTTGAACAGAGTGGAGGAAGTCCTTAACGTTATTGCAGATGCTGAATCCACAAAGAAGGTATTTTAGGATTAAACAGAATCAGAGACTCGTGTCTTCTGTATTTCTAAATATGCTCGGTGGTAaatgaggaaaataaaattattgaacCGGTTGCCATTCGTTGATCAATGAAGCCATTGCTTGGCGAAACTTAATTTGCCTGCTGATCCAATTACAGGTATCCGAAGCCATCCAAATTGGAGCACGTGCAATGAAGGAAAATAAGATAACTGTTGAGGACGTTCAACTCTGTTTAGAAGAACTAGAGGAAGGAATTGGTAATCTCAAGGAAGTTGAAAAGGCTATGGGTACTCTCTCTGCCCCTTTTCTTTCTTACTCTAATAGTCCGCAATATATGTGGTGAATGCCTAATGGACAAAAGATGGTAAAATTTGTGCATGTTGTTTTTGTACTCTCAATTATAACTTTGAATGATTGCAGAATTAACTCCATCGGTTACTGACATTGAGAATGAAGATATTGAAGAAGAGTTCAAGAAGCTGGAATTGGAAATCAAAGATGAGAAACTTTCAATCCTTGGGATCGGAGTTGGTCAGGCAGCACCAGAAAAGGCTTCTTCAGAATCCGCTGAATTGTTAGCTGATACTTTGTCAAATCTAAAGCTTGGGGATGGATCAGCCAAGAATCCAGGACCTCCAGATTCGGTAGCGCCAGGTAGAACTGAAAAATCGAAGAATCCAATGCCTGAAGCTGCATAAATGGTAATTCCTACTCAATCTCAGAATCTCAGTACATAATAAAATTTTCTCACGTCTGTGATCTGTTGTACTGAAATGTTCCACCATCTCACTACTTGTTGGCGCATGTATCATGTAAGTTGTTTTCACGTTATATGTAAGCTTGTAACTCAAATGTGTATATACTTACGGAACTGTAATAGACATTGATGATTTCTATTAAGAATCATCTCTCTTTCAATAGCACAGTTCAGATTCTTTGACACGGCAATTTCGCATCTGATGAGAGGTTTTGGAGAATCAAACGAAAGTAGTGTAGATATGAGGAGTGTTTTTATGTAATAGGTTCATGTAAATAATCTCTTTGACCATACGTAGATTCTTTGAGACTGCCACTCCTCTTGGAACATGTAATCTGTCTATGTAGAAATTTGGGGAGAGGGAACTTATGGTTAAACAGAGAACCCTATGACTACATGGGCCTTAATCAGGCCTTAAATCGAACCCTGACATTACATGGGCCTTAAACAGAGCTCCCATCCGTTGATATGATATGGCCTACGCTTGAAACTTGTTTAGGGCCTGATTTCAATGGGCTTTGATAGCAGTCCCAGAAGGAACCATAATACCCTATCAAGTAATCGACTAAAAAGAAATGAGTGGAGTTGGGAGAAGCTCCAATTTTTAGTTACAATTCTCTCCCCAAATCATGTTAAATAgtgattttatttgtttgaaaatgacatattagattTTAAGAGTTATGAATTAGGTTTTAGATTTtaggattttaaaaaaaaatcaaaatctattatattccaatattataaacatcaaaataaccaaaaacacattttaatttatgatttaagaTACTTCTGGGAGAGAATTGTAGCTACAATTGTAGAAAAGAATTAGAGCTCCTCCCATCCTGAGTGGAGTATCCATCAAAGCTCCTATGTCCAAGCCAAAGTTCATCAGCTTTAGCAAACAAGATGTTACACCACCCAATAATTTCGAGGACGGTTGCCTTCAGGAGTGAAGCCATAATATAATATGAGGGGGTCACATGGACGGACACATGATTTTATGTTAATGTGAACAAAGATAAACGGGGTCGAGGACAACGCTCCCATAGTTTTTTAGGTTACTTATTAATTATACCTTTGGAAGTACgaaaaacaacactaaaaatgaaaatttataaaGTTGGATGGTAATAATAATTGTCATATGTTTTCTTGTTTCAACCATTTGAGCATGATTTTTTGCAATAGAGAGTCTAAATTAAAATTCAGAGAGGGTCTTTTCAATAATTCACTATATACTTAGGtctatttgaaattttttgacgGACCCCCTCACTAACAAGAGGCTTTGCCATAATTAACGACTTCAACGATGTCAACCTCCAAAAGATAAACCTTAAAGCCTACATTTAAAAGACCAATTCTTGACATAATTCTTCTAATACTACCAATAACATACCAAGACCTTATTTATAATAAACTAATCCTAACTAACTCAATAAGAAAATCATATtaaaataagaaacaattacataaaataataataacgaGAGGGTTGTAACATTCTTCCATTGTTTCAGAAGAACATTGCCTACAAGGTTTTCTTCAGCTTCAACCCCTGAAAATTTTGCAATATGTAAATCAAAGTATCAGGCTTGAACAATCCAAACTCCTGAAAATTTGACAAATTCCAATTCAAGATCCCGTACCGTACTCATCAATGGTTCAAAAACAAAGATACTATACGCAATTGCTTAAAACACATAATGAGGagaattgttttgttttgcatgAAAAGAATTGGTCGATTGTATCGCAACCACCACTTCTTTGTTGCACAATCTTCAATCAAATCAATCTTGTTTGTTGAATCAATAGTCTTAACAGGCACAAAATTAGTTTTCCAATATTGCGCTGCTTGCAAAACTAGTGTGCTTTTGCAACTCAAATTGATATCTAATTTCGTACTTGAATCTGTATCACTGGATGTGTTTTGGCTGTGACAGGGATGGACCAAGGCATAATCCTTCCCAAACATCATCCGACTGGTTTTCCTTATTGTGTCCCAGTCAGTC carries:
- the LOC119983364 gene encoding charged multivesicular body protein 7-like isoform X1, which codes for MEHSSVTEFIRKEVPDWDDEVMTTARFKAFSGQRSDWELKFRFWRDLILRIARHLGVFIIRPRQVKEEWFNRGGLTPLCIDLVLSLMYNEGDLVRSVDLVDPRSGLLSHLFVKVRNLTFRSAAPDIMLEDHVILTTLLKEKAGKVLKLLSDAHWTSSCIITLKKFEGLCDGPIPASAVLSYLSGCGTGRYLSTSKKEFIEGVKVSLTQAAVSGITSLDCDVLHLIWTTEKLQQQLDIIDRRYEMSRKSALASLSSGNKKLALRHARELKLATESREKCSSLLNRVEEVLNVIADAESTKKVSEAIQIGARAMKENKITVEDVQLCLEELEEGIGNLKEVEKAMELTPSVTDIENEDIEEEFKKLELEIKDEKLSILGIGVGQAAPEKASSESAELLADTLSNLKLGDGSAKNPGPPDSVAPGRTEKSKNPMPEAA
- the LOC119983364 gene encoding uncharacterized protein LOC119983364 isoform X2 is translated as MYRSCAGDLVRSVDLVDPRSGLLSHLFVKVRNLTFRSAAPDIMLEDHVILTTLLKEKAGKVLKLLSDAHWTSSCIITLKKFEGLCDGPIPASAVLSYLSGCGTGRYLSTSKKEFIEGVKVSLTQAAVSGITSLDCDVLHLIWTTEKLQQQLDIIDRRYEMSRKSALASLSSGNKKLALRHARELKLATESREKCSSLLNRVEEVLNVIADAESTKKVSEAIQIGARAMKENKITVEDVQLCLEELEEGIGNLKEVEKAMELTPSVTDIENEDIEEEFKKLELEIKDEKLSILGIGVGQAAPEKASSESAELLADTLSNLKLGDGSAKNPGPPDSVAPGRTEKSKNPMPEAA